The nucleotide window GCAGCGCCCCGGCCGCGTCGCCGAAGCCGGGGACCAGCCCGATCACCGCGTCCAGCCCGAAGCGCGTGCCGGTTCCGGGGATGGGGATGGAGTTGTCCAGCAGGTGCGCCAGCGCGTCCAGCCGCCGCACCAGCTTCGCCCGCTTCTCGTCCACGGGTCCGAGGTCCGTCGCCACGCGCGTCTCCTTGGATCTGGGGGCCGCTTCCGCACACCCGCTACGCACAGCGCGCGCCGCGGCCGCTTGCATCGCGCGCGCGGCCGGGCGAAGTTGCGCCCCGAACCCCAACCCCCACGTGCGGATGAGACTTCCGATCACCGCCGCGCTCGCCGCGGCCTGGCTGGCGCCCGCGGCGGCCGGCGCGCAGAAGCACCCCGCGTACTTCCAGCAGGGCGTGAGCTACCGCATCGAGGCGCGGCTGGACGAGCCGACGTCGGTGCTGCACGGCCGCGCGCGGCTGCACTACACCAACCACGCGCCGGTCGCGCTCGACACGATCTACGTGCACCAGCACCTGAACGCCTTCCGCCCCAACAGCGCGTGGGCACGGCGGGAGATGCAGCTGGGCGTCGACCGGTTCCAGGCGCTGGGACCCGGCGACTACGCGTACGAGCGCTTCACCTCGGTCCAGATCGGCGGCCGGGCGATCCGTCCCGTCTACCCGCTGTCGCCGGACTCCACCGTCGCCGCCATCCCGCTTCCCACTCCCCTGGCGCCCGGCGCGTCGGTCGACGTGGACATGGACTGGGACGCGCGGCTCTCCACGCTGCCGCGGCGGCAGGGGCGCGCGGGGCGGCACTACGACTTCGCGCAGTGGTATCCCCGCGTGGCCGTCTACGACCGCTGGGGGTGGGAGGCGCATCCGCTGCTCCCGCAGGGCGAGTTCTACGGCGAGTTCGCCTCGTACGACGTGACGCTGGACGTGGCCGCCGACCAGGTGATCGGCGCCACCGGCGTGAACGTGGTGGGCGACGCGGGCTACACGGTGACGGACTTCGAGCGGCGCTTCTACCGCCGCGGCGGCGCCTTCCCGCTGGGGCTGATCACCGGCAGCGAGCCGCCCGCCGGCCGCAAGTGGGTGCGCTTCCACGCCGAGGACGTGCATCACTTCGCCTGGTCGGCCGATCCGGCATACCGCCACGACATCGTCCAGCGCGCGGTGATCAGCGACTCGGACTCCACCGCGCGCGGGCTGCCGACCATCCATGTCCTCTACCTTCCCGCCGACACCGACTGGGCCAACAACCAGGCCGCGCACCGCACCTACGACGCGCTCACCTGGCTGCAGCGCAAGCTCTCGCCGTACCCGTGGCCGCAGCTGACCAACCTGCACCGCATCGAGGGCGGCGGCACCGAGTTCCCCATGATGACGATGAACGGCGGCGCGGGAGAGGGATTGATCGTGCACGAGACCACGCACCAGTGGCTGCACGGGATCCTGGCGAGCAACGAGTGGAAGGAGGGATGGATGGACGAGGGGTTCACCTCGTTCATGACCAGCTGGTACATGGAGGAGAAGAACCGCGGCGTTCCCGGCGCCCCGGACCCGTGGGCGGGGACGATGCAGGCGCTGGAGCGCATCGAGCGCGCCGACTCCACGCAGCCCCTCGCGCTTCCCAGCGAGGCGTTCAGCGACCCGCGGATGTACAACCTGATGACGTACACCAAGCCGTCGGCCGTCTTCCGCATGCTGCGCGAGCACCTGGGCACGCCGGTATTCGAGCGCGTGCTGCACGAGTACGCGCGGCGCTACCAGTTCAAGCACGTGACCGGGGAAGACTTCCGGCAGGTGGCGCAGGAGGTGAGCGGGCAGGACCTGGGCTGGTTCTGGGACCAGTGGATCCGCCGCACCGACCGGCTGGACTACTCCGTCGCGAACGCCGCCACGCGCCGGCTGGGCGATGGGAGATGGAGCACGACGGTGACGGTCCGCCGCGACGGCGCGGCCTGGATGCCCGTGGACGTGCAGGTGGGCGAGATGACGCACCGCCTCGCCTCGCGCGAGCGCAGCCAGACGGTGACGTTCACGACCGCCACGAAGCCCGCCTCCGTCGTCGTCGACCCGCGCTGGATCCTGATCGACTACAA belongs to Longimicrobium sp. and includes:
- a CDS encoding M1 family metallopeptidase, encoding MRLPITAALAAAWLAPAAAGAQKHPAYFQQGVSYRIEARLDEPTSVLHGRARLHYTNHAPVALDTIYVHQHLNAFRPNSAWARREMQLGVDRFQALGPGDYAYERFTSVQIGGRAIRPVYPLSPDSTVAAIPLPTPLAPGASVDVDMDWDARLSTLPRRQGRAGRHYDFAQWYPRVAVYDRWGWEAHPLLPQGEFYGEFASYDVTLDVAADQVIGATGVNVVGDAGYTVTDFERRFYRRGGAFPLGLITGSEPPAGRKWVRFHAEDVHHFAWSADPAYRHDIVQRAVISDSDSTARGLPTIHVLYLPADTDWANNQAAHRTYDALTWLQRKLSPYPWPQLTNLHRIEGGGTEFPMMTMNGGAGEGLIVHETTHQWLHGILASNEWKEGWMDEGFTSFMTSWYMEEKNRGVPGAPDPWAGTMQALERIERADSTQPLALPSEAFSDPRMYNLMTYTKPSAVFRMLREHLGTPVFERVLHEYARRYQFKHVTGEDFRQVAQEVSGQDLGWFWDQWIRRTDRLDYSVANAATRRLGDGRWSTTVTVRRDGAAWMPVDVQVGEMTHRLASRERSQTVTFTTATKPASVVVDPRWILIDYNRANNTFPLP